From the genome of Spinacia oleracea cultivar Varoflay chromosome 2, BTI_SOV_V1, whole genome shotgun sequence, one region includes:
- the LOC110779119 gene encoding uncharacterized protein → MPYDHRNTTPDGASSAKMKALVNDLNYRHFQGHCMTGSGGGSVGYLAHGTATDYIYEIAKVPMAFTFEIYGDESASECLTQQIKPPLRYVISIAFKRPNRSAHFGSP, encoded by the exons ATGCCATATGACCACAGAAATACTACCCCGGATGGAGCTTCTTCAGCTAAAATGAAAGCATTGGTGAATGATTTGAATTATCGGCACTTCCAAGGTCACTGCATGACTGGTTCTGGGGGAGGCTCCGTTGG GTATCTAGCACACGGTACTGCAACAGACTACATTTATGAGATTGCAAAAGTTCCCATGGCTTTCACTTTTGAG ATTTATGGAGATGAATCTGCTTCAGAATGTTTAACCCAACAGATCAAACCACCTTTAAG ATATGTAATCAGTATTGCATTCAAAAGGCCAAACAGAAGTGCACATTTTGGTTCCCCTTGA